A window of the Butyricimonas virosa genome harbors these coding sequences:
- a CDS encoding DUF4925 domain-containing protein: MKNKFLLLIVLGIVFFASCSDSDNKDTPKDFNGIYSTTSTDRVLDLKYSNAVFIGKSVDFNSADGKSATLKLQGVVPGESETVFSSVPLESSSSVYTFSAENKNDSRTVTLEGSIVKGKLTMNVNVKFAQNELMKTWDFSAVKMSWTKPHDYLLTEVDLGFTKMKLTTGLLATMAPTMLSKELKNYLQNVTFREDGNIVAAYNTATATEENPEPEADWQMSPLNLAQYCVKDGVCYVFLSLDMIMRQVDMDQEGRSTDTDPILGAIEQLLTNGIPVQFEKTEGDGKGALYVYLDQVLLKQLGPLLPLVEGLIPGDTAFEATFIGKTISVPVGPILENLPGALEATTEMQVGLQFKGAE, translated from the coding sequence ATGAAGAACAAGTTTTTATTATTAATTGTTTTAGGAATTGTATTTTTTGCTAGTTGTAGCGATAGTGACAATAAAGATACGCCGAAAGATTTTAACGGGATTTATTCTACAACGAGTACGGATCGGGTGTTAGATTTGAAGTATAGTAACGCTGTCTTTATCGGAAAATCTGTTGATTTTAATTCTGCGGATGGAAAGAGTGCAACCTTGAAATTGCAAGGGGTTGTTCCGGGAGAGAGTGAAACCGTATTCTCTAGTGTCCCCTTGGAGTCTAGCAGTTCGGTTTATACGTTCTCTGCCGAGAATAAAAATGATTCCCGGACAGTGACTTTGGAAGGCTCTATCGTGAAAGGGAAGTTGACGATGAACGTGAACGTGAAGTTTGCCCAGAATGAGTTGATGAAGACATGGGATTTTTCAGCGGTAAAAATGTCATGGACGAAACCTCATGATTATCTTTTGACGGAAGTCGATTTGGGATTTACTAAAATGAAACTCACTACGGGTTTGTTGGCAACAATGGCTCCTACGATGTTATCAAAAGAGTTGAAAAATTATTTGCAGAACGTAACTTTCAGGGAAGATGGAAATATCGTGGCAGCTTATAATACGGCTACTGCAACAGAAGAAAATCCGGAACCGGAGGCTGATTGGCAGATGTCACCCTTAAATTTAGCACAGTATTGTGTGAAAGATGGTGTTTGTTACGTGTTTCTAAGCTTGGATATGATCATGCGACAGGTAGATATGGATCAGGAAGGACGTTCAACGGATACAGATCCGATTCTTGGGGCTATAGAACAATTGTTGACGAATGGAATTCCCGTTCAGTTTGAAAAGACTGAAGGAGACGGTAAAGGAGCTTTGTATGTTTATCTGGATCAAGTGCTGTTGAAACAATTAGGTCCTCTATTACCTTTGGTAGAGGGGTTGATTCCGGGAGATACAGCTTTTGAAGCAACTTTTATTGGGAAGACAATATCTGTTCCTGTTGGACCGATTTTAGAGAATCTACCGGGAGCGTTGGAGGCAACGACTGAGATGCAGGTCGGTCTGCAATTTAAGGGGGCGGAGTAG